tttttctcgagTTTACGATGGCGTCTTTCCAGTCTTCTTTGTCTACGTTCGTTGAAGTCAAGATCCCTCTCATTCTCAGATtccgaagaagaagaagaagaagaagaagattcaTTATGGTCTGACGGGTGGTTGCACTCTTCTTCAACCTCATCTTGTGgatgaaaaatacaacaaatcttggtcttctttttattcatgttttcattatcaattaCATTCTCTTCCCATCTTACGTTGTGCCTCGTGGACCTTACTTCTTGAGTCCTTG
The DNA window shown above is from Saccharomyces mikatae IFO 1815 strain IFO1815 genome assembly, chromosome: 6 and carries:
- the YPI1 gene encoding type 1 protein phosphatase-activating protein YPI1 (similar to Saccharomyces cerevisiae YPI1 (YFR003C); ancestral locus Anc_8.95): MSGHQMNIESGQQQTVGSRTVSVEEVPAVLQLRATQESPRTQEVRSTRHNVRWEENVIDNENMNKKKTKICCIFHPQDEVEEECNHPSDHNESSSSSSSSSESENERDLDFNERRQRRLERRHRKLEKKRTYSPNAYEFQPDYSEYRRKQQENKG